The genomic segment CGAAATTGTGCGCCAGTCTTTTACACATATAAAGGATGCAGGCTACGAAACTTCCAGTTTTCTGCGACCGGTAAAAGACTTCGTGCCGGTAGACAATCTTACGATCGATTTGATTACGGAAACGTCCTATGTGCTTCCGATTAAGCTTCCCTTTCTCTACGTCTTCGTCAAAAAAGAGACAGGCTCTTTCCCTTTTGTAGGAACAGGGCCGTATCGTGTGACCGTATGGGAACCGCCGAACGATATGCAGCTACAGTTTTACGAAAATTATTGGGGAGGAATGCCTGAATTCAAATCTGTGCAATTCAGGTCCGTGCCAAGCGCTATCAAACGCTGGCAAATGCTCGCCCACGGTCAGGCGGATATCATCTATTCGATTGCATCTTATATGGCCCAGGGCCCTGTTGAGCGGGTCCAGGTTTTTCGAAGGACAGGTTTGGCGGTTTACTATCTTGGATTTCATCTGCGAAAGGATGAATCCAATCCATTTCAAGATCTACGAGTAAGAAAAGCGATTGCGTTCGCAATCAACAAGCCAGAGCTGGTGAGAAAGATTCTGCAGGGCTACGGATCAGTCCCTACACAACCGGTTGCTCCGATTGTTTTCGGTTACCATCCCGACATTGCGATGCCTCATTACGATCTTCGTTCAGCGCAAAAACTGATGGAAGAAGCGAACTATGCAAACGGATTTGATTCCCGCTTTGATTTCAGCGAATCGCGCGTGAGAGAAGCCATGTTTGTCAAGAATCAGCTGGAGAAGATCCGGATCAGGCTCGCATTAAATTCCATGCCGCGGAGCTCAGTCTACGATCTTGTTGAGCAGGGAAAAAGCGATTTGTTTCTGGTAGGTTGGGATTGCAGCAGCGGGGATGCGGGAGAGTTTTACGAATTCAACCTGCACACGCCCGATGGCACTTATGGAATGGGCAATTACGGCCGGTATTCAAATCCCGAGCTGGATAGTATCTGCGAGCGCCACAACCAGGTGCTTAGTGATCGTGAGAGAAAGAAAATGTTGCACCGCGCGGCAGAAATTGTTATCCA from the bacterium genome contains:
- a CDS encoding ABC transporter substrate-binding protein → MIIETMFRKLIVFPVLFLFSFPACEQPTNTKDDSLTVLLWDAPQTQNPNQDYDSVTDSVLFNVFEPLVLLDKDLHLKPGLAVSWENPQPEVWRFHLRKGVHFHDGTPLTAEIVRQSFTHIKDAGYETSSFLRPVKDFVPVDNLTIDLITETSYVLPIKLPFLYVFVKKETGSFPFVGTGPYRVTVWEPPNDMQLQFYENYWGGMPEFKSVQFRSVPSAIKRWQMLAHGQADIIYSIASYMAQGPVERVQVFRRTGLAVYYLGFHLRKDESNPFQDLRVRKAIAFAINKPELVRKILQGYGSVPTQPVAPIVFGYHPDIAMPHYDLRSAQKLMEEANYANGFDSRFDFSESRVREAMFVKNQLEKIRIRLALNSMPRSSVYDLVEQGKSDLFLVGWDCSSGDAGEFYEFNLHTPDGTYGMGNYGRYSNPELDSICERHNQVLSDRERKKMLHRAAEIVIQDVPVIPVFMEDDLYALKDSLVFEPRAEGQIRIFDVKHKKD